Proteins found in one Fusarium oxysporum Fo47 chromosome V, complete sequence genomic segment:
- a CDS encoding PLP-dependent transferase, protein MHSGIKYIGGHSDMLCGVLSFRPDIEATESWIDKSRGERVSLGSVMASLGGWLGVWIRSAGFLINRLPTSAKELGPVGEVVAQGESSWLRKQIPHGYDGVFALVIKDERLARRLPIRLYLLHHATNRGGVESLIKWRALLDQSIDCCLLRINVGVEH, encoded by the exons ATGCATAGCGGGATAAAGTATATTGGAGGGCACTCGGATATGCTTTGCGGAGTGCTCAGCTTCCGTCCTGATATCGAGGCAACAGAAAGCTGGATTGACAAATCAAGAGGTGAACGTGTTTCCCTTGGCAGCGTTATGGCAAGTCTTGGGGGCTGGCTAGGCGTGTGGA TAAGGAGCGCTGGATTCTTGATAAACAGGCTTCCTACGTCTGCCAAAGAGCTGGGACCCGTCGGAGAAGTAGTAGCCCAA GGCGAATCTTCGTGGCTGCGGAAACAGATCCCCCACGGTTATGATGGTGTCTTCGCACTCGTGATAAAAGATGAAAGGCTTGCCAGGAGACTACCCATCAGGTTGTATCTGTTGCATCATGCGACCAACCGTGGTGGCGTGGAGAGCCTTATTAAATGGCGAGCCTTATTGGATCAGAGCATCGATTGTTGTTTGCTAAGGATAAATGTTGGAGTTGAACACTGA
- a CDS encoding heterokaryon incompatibility protein-domain-containing protein: protein MKCITCKLTESPDTADQACTYDELLQAAQADCPRCTFVLKCIRTGAAHIEVGDILQVAASSDGYVTIHWSGGEISLEVFNEHGKSLSSKLLDDEGSRRSVEGAELGIRRLRLGHFPSTTEFQTTTTTIQSWIKECVGTHEGCRSQIQDQSASFTCPKRLLDLSNGTLVLRENLGQNLRYACLSHCWGKINIVKTTTQTIGSFKTEVPLDQLSKTFRDAVDICRGLGIIYLWIDSLCIIQDSPEDWREQAAQMADVYQHSFLTIAATKSHDGSQGCFSETSHQYVAKLLPGYQDIYVRQRAPLFPDHWTQLDKNNNYPLLNRAWIYQEMRLSPRVLHFCNEEVIWVCRNSQRSETGCNDMDYNDGKSFKPTLFACVDKAPRDKDQFTWHRSVQEYSRLNVTYESDKTIALAGVAQRMQHIRPGDRYLAGIWEKHLPLDLLWMVWPTPEVRKPRLSRYPSWSWASVSSQIMWDGIWSPLRSVTVRDVSYISDGPSHMGDCSTSSITLQAPLIDVKSLLSTQVTPMRVWNGKISNTVTPLEDIRVEELCVNDYKPDSPSDGSAPTGWPPAIGGFVIPLGVNVEGNFTFCGIHVVKKLGSDGYERVGHVGISHNALLISNYTKFSQRLKKDDTLREPSMETLESTSRAYAHRIKALLEGLQVSDIVLV, encoded by the exons ATGAAATGCATTACCTGTAAACTCACAGAATCCCCCGATACTGCCGATCAAGCCTGCACATACGATGAGCTACTACAAGCAGCTCAGGCCGATTGTCCCCGATGTACGTTTGTTTTGAAGTGCATCAGGACAGGAGCAGCACACATCGAAGTCGGGGACATCTTGCAAGTGGCGGCTAGTTCTGATGGCTACGTTACGATTCACTGGTCCGGTGGGGAGATCTCGTTGGAGGTTTTCAACGAACATGGCAAGTCTTTATCATCTAAGCTTCTCGACGACGAGGGGTCACGACGAA GCGTTGAAGGCGCTGAGCTGGGCATTAGACGGTTGCGTCTAGGTCATTTCCCCAGCACTACAGAATTTCAGACAACAACCACCACAATCCAGTCTTGGATAAAAGAGTGTGTAGGTACGCACGAAGGTTGTCGGTCCCAGATCCAAGATCAGTCTGCCTCCTTCACATGTCCAAAGAGACTGCTCGACCTGAGTAATGGAACCCTGGTTCTACGAGAGAATCTTGGACAAAATCTGCGCTACGCGTGCCTGAGCCATTGCTGGGGCAAGATCAATATTGTTAAGACGACGACACAAACAATCGGCAGTTTCAAAACAGAAGTGCCCTTAGATCAACTGTCGAAAACGTTCCGCGATGCTGTTGACATATGTCGCGGTCTTGGAATTATCTATCTTTGGATTGACTCGCTTTGCATCATCCAGGACAGCCCAGAAGACTGGAGAGAACAAGCAGCACAGATGGCAGATGTTTATCAGCATTCATTCCTGACTATCGCAGCTACAAAGTCCCATGATGGATCCCAAGGTTGCTTTTCGGAGACTAGCCATCAATACGTGGCCAAGTTGCTTCCTGGATATCAAGACATTTATGTCCGTCAACGGGCACCACTCTTTCCAGATCACTGGACACAACTAGACAAGAACAATAATTACCCCCTGCTGAATCGTGCATGGATTTATCAAGAGATGAGACTGTCGCCACGGGTATTGCACTTTTGCAACGAGGAAGTCATCTGGGTGTGCCGAAATTCACAACGTAGTGAAACCGGATGTAACGATATGGATTATAACGACGGCAAGAGCTTTAAGCCAACCCTGTTCGCTTGCGTGGATAAAGCCCCTCGTGACAAGGACCAGTTCACATGGCACCGGTCAGTTCAGGAGTACTCCAGACTGAATGTGACCTATGAATCAGATAAGACGATAGCGCTAGCTGGAGTTGCTCAACGCATGCAGCACATCCGACCGGGTGATAGATATCTGGCTGGCATCTGGGAGAAACACCTCCCACTTGATCTTCTATGGATGGTCTGGCCTACGCCAGAGGTCAGAAAACCGAGACTTTCAAGATATCCTTCGTGGTCCTGGGCTTCTGTCTCGTCACAGATAATGTGGGATGGGATCTGGAGCCCGCTTCGTTCCGTGACAGTCCGGGATGTGAGCTATATCTCTGACGGTCCAAGCCACATGGGAGACTGCTCAACGTCTTCAATCACCTTACAGGCTCCCCTGATAGATGTGAAGTCCTTACTGTCAACCCAGGTCACACCAATGAGGGTCTGGAATGGCAAGATCAGCAACACAGTCACACCGTTGGAAGACATTCGCGTCGAAGAACTTTGTGTTAACGACTATAAGCCCGATAGCCCTTCAGATGGATCAGCGCCTACAGGATGGCCCCCTGCCATTGGAGGATTCGTTATACCACTTGGTGTGAATGTCGAAGGCAATTTTACTTTCTGTGGTATCCATGTTGTCAAAAAGCTGGGAAGTGACGGCTATGAGCGAGTTGGCCATGTTGGGATCAGCCATaatgctttattaataagcAATTACACCAAATTCTCGCAACGCCTAAAGAAAGATGATACTTTGCGAGAGCCAAGCATGGAGACTCTGGAGAGCACTTCCAGAGCCTACGCTCATCGTATAAAAGCGCTGCTGGAAGGTTTGCAGGTCTCAGATATTGTCTTAGTGTAG
- a CDS encoding heterokaryon incompatibility protein-domain-containing protein — MKANDNRKVGAVFNTALVFPALFCTCYHFYELSKKPVSKEQCYLCDTCISALRGKNKIKDHSSHGSHSLSDYHHQKYEDLVVSKDNNCFVCTWLWNKLPILPDSDSSKIDGFRIYCTVNRPNLKFLAVYPWAMNVVLKVSMCAMEDLGSRGSSPPPIWTLLDAQPWTDLDDHMGASRSLHQVEAWLSSCEAGHEYCLSHGWSPGKYFPTRVIDVDRVEDGTVYLRERSEVKTGFLSEGNKAGDLRRGYPAYWTLSHRWGDPELIQQLSQSTENQLRSGMGVSDLSPTFCDSCLLVRRMGYRYIWIDSLCIFQDSLSEWQQEAKAMVDVYRHSFCKISTIGAPSNPSSVGLFSRRRLPLRLLFFFQIHGQHLDDERGFRVGPWVVFNDSIWTDDVASTPLSTRGWAVQERFLAPQVLHFTENQIYWECLETTILAKDWHLRPPIQTVYKAVGREIARSLSKVLLGQQYITWEEETAYLTLWGDLVSIYANCALTNESDRLIAMSGIAKSFQEANKDTYLAGLWKKVIHSDLAWKTDASDGAKVFRSDSSGIPVSLINLVAKRIVSEPPGSDPTGLLRSAELDIECMLYYYRWTSQSTTLAVFKDEARHDCYFRKEFGSQHLHLDTANMARKFKEMAEVEGVCVPLWTTFRRIGTFEHGEIGRLISEWSVPGTRITLL, encoded by the exons ATGAAGGCGAACGACAACCGCAAGGTTGGAGCGGTGTTCAACACAGCCTTGGTGTTTCCTGCGCTTTTCTGCACTTGCTACCATTTCTATGAACTCTCAAAGAAGCCCGTTAGCAAGGAAC AGTGCTACTTATGCGACACATGtatctcagccttgagagGCAAAAATAAGATCAAGGATCATTCTTCACACGGTAGTCATTCTCTCAGCGACTACCACCACCAGAAATATGAAGATTTGGTTGTCAGTAAGGACAACAATTGCTTTGTTTGTACATGGTTATGGAACAAGTTACCAATCCTACCCGATAGCGACTCTTCAAAGATCGACGGCTTTCGGATCTATTGCACCGTTAATCGACCCAATCTCAAATTTCTTGCCGTATACCCCTGGGCAATGAATGTTGTGCTCAAAG TCTCTATGTGCGCGATGGAAGATCTCGGCAGCCGGGGCTCCTCGCCTCCGCCGATTTGGACTTTGCTTGATGCTCAACCCTGGACTGATCTTGACGACCATATGGGAGCGAGCAGATCTCTTCATCAGGTCGAAGCCTGGCTTTCATCATGTGAAGCAGGGCATGAATATTGTCTTTCACATGGCTGGAGTCCAGGGAAATATTTCCCTACCAGAGTTATTGATGTCGACAGGGTCGAAGACGGAACAGTGTATCTCCGTGAGAGATCCGAAGTCAAAACCGGGTTCTTAAGCGAGGGAAACAAGGCTGGAGACCTACGCAGAGGGTATCCTGCATACTGGACACTCTCGCATCGATGGGGTGACCCTGAGTTGATCCAGCAACTCTCACAGAGCACGGAGAATCAGCTTCGGTCTGGCATGGGAGTGAGTGATTTGTCGCCAACCTTTTGCGATTCTTGCCTGCTCGTTCGCCGTATGGGCTACAGATACATATGGATCGACTCTCTGTGCATCTTTCAGGACTCTCTCAGCGAGTGGCAGCAAGAAGCCAAGGCGATGGTAGATGTATATCGCCATTCATTTTGTAAAATTTCCACCATAGGCGCGCCCTCAAATCCCAGCAGTGTCGGCCTATTTTCCAGGAGAAGACTTCCTTTGAGGCTATTATTCTTTTTCCAGATACACGGGCAACACTTGGACGACGAAAGAGGCTTCAGGGTTGGGCCATGGGTAGTTTTCAACGATTCTATTTGGACGGACGACGTCGCAAGTACACCCTTGAGCACACGCGGGTGGGCTGTACAGGAACGTTTCTTAGCTCCTCAAGTTCTCCATTTTACGGAGAACCAGATATACTGGGAGTGTCTAGAGACCACG ATCCTTGCCAAAGATTGGCATTTGCGCCCGCCTATTCAGACAGTATACAAGGCGGTGGGACGGGAGATCGCGAGGAGCCTTTCCAAAGTACTCTTGGGGCAGCAGTATATAACGTGGGAGGAAGAAACAGCTTATCTCACTCTCTGGGGTGACCTTGTGTCGATCTACGCAAACTGCGCTCTGACAAACGAGTCAGACAGACTTATTGCCATGTCTGGTATCGCTAAGAGCTTCCAGGAGGCCAATAAAGATACATACTTAGCTGGACTGTGGAAGAAGGTCATACACTCCGATCTGGCCTGGAAGACTGACGCTAGCGATGGGGCTAAGGTGTTTCGCAGTGACTCGTC AGGCATCCCAGTCTCTCTTATAAACCTTGTTGCGAAGCGAATTGTATCGGAACCCCCAGGGAGCGATCCTACAGGCCTACTACGGTCAGCAGAGCTCGATATTGAGTGTATGCTGTATTACTACCGCTGGACGTCCCAGTCGACCACACTCGCGGTATTCAAGGACGAGGCTAGACATGATTGCTATTTCAGAAAGGAATTTGGCTCACAACATCTACACCTTGACACCGCGAATATGGCGCGAAAGTTCAAAGAGATGGCGGAGGTGGAAGGGGTTTGTGTGCCGCTAT GGACTACTTTCAGACGTATTGGGACTTTCGAACACGGGGAAATAGGGAGATTGATTAGTGAATGGTCTGTGCCCGGCACACGCATCACACTTTTATAG